Genomic window (Williamwhitmania sp.):
TGGCATCAACCTCCTTGCGTAATTCAGCGCCAAAACCTTTAGGAAATGAAGTATTTCCCCTGTTTACAAAACGATAAACTACCTCCGCCGTGGGGAACTTCTTTTGAATGGCGTTCATGGTAGTAAACTTATAGAGATCGTTATCAAGCAAATCACGAATAATCATATCGAAGCTATTAAAGTTGTATTCTCGTTGATGATGTAATTGTGGCACCTAACTGTGCAGCCCGGTTGAATATTGGTTCTGCCAGCTGCTCAAATCCCAGAACGTTACTCATGCAATCGTTCAAAAGGTAGAGCTTAGCAACCAACTCAGGATAGTCGAACAGCTGACGTATGGTGTTGGCTACGCAATGGCTGCGAGCCTCTCCTGCCACCACTATCCTTTGATAATGAGTCAGCTCATCAAGCAATGCCATATTCATCTGCGTTTCAGGAGCCGATGGTAGTGGTACATTAGCCCTAAAGGCTCCAAAATGCTCGGTGAACGGATTGGTTCCCTTTACAACCAACCTGTAAAATCGCCCATCGGCAGCCCACTCCCTTGCGGCTTGCATAACGCTGGGAGTAATGGCCGCCCCCTCACTTCCCATAAGGCAGTGCTCCGGCCAAATGGTATGTGGATACTCCCCTTGGCTGTCCAACGCTTTCAAATACTCCAGCACCTGCTCCCGCTCAAAAAGAGGATTCCATACGCCTTGTTCAACCTCTTCCAGCGAAATTCCAGTAAACGGTAGTGGCCTATCTCCGGCTATGTTCCTCCAAAATCCAGGATGCGCAATATCCATCACCTGATGGCTATCTTGCGTTAGTATTATACTGTCAAGTTTCGAAGCATTGTGCTTGATAAAACGACTAAGCCTCTCGGTGTCCTGTTCCGCCCCGGGAACGTAGAGAGCTCCGGCAGGTAGGCAAAAGTCATTCTGCATATCAATTATAAAAAGGGCGGTCTTCATCATTTTTAAAATCTGTTAAATTTCAAAGTTGAATCCTCGCTCGGTAAGCTCCTGATACTTTGCCTTATCGAAGCTGAAGTAGCGTGCACCCTTGTGAGGAACTCCGGTTACGCACTCCTCGTGTTCCACAATTACGCCTGTTCCCATTATCTTCTTTCGAAAATTACGCCTGTCCAGGGTCACACCCAGAATAGACTCGTAGAGGTTCTGCAGCTCGGGCATGGTAAACTTTTCGGGCAGTAGTTCGAAGCCGATGGGCTGGTAACGAATTTTGCCCTTCAGCCGGTTAAGGGCAACGCGGAAAATATGATCGTGATCGAATGCTAGCAAAGGAACCTTGGAGATGGGAAACCACTGCGCCTTACCAGCGTCGTCGCCAGCCTCAATCCTATAGTCCAAAAGTTTAATTAATGCGTAGTAGGCAACAGTAATTACCCGTCCTCGAGGGTCGCGGTTTACATCGCTAAAGGTGTAGAGCTGCTCAATAAACAGGTTTTCCACGCCCGTTTCCTCCATTAACTCGCGACGAGCACAATCGTCGGCATTTTCATCCATGTTGAGGAAACCACCGGGTAAGGCCCAGCGCCCTTTGAAAGGCTCAATGCCACGCTCGATAAGTAAAACCTTCAGTTCACCGGCATCAAAGCCGAAAATTGCACAATCGGTAGTTACGGCAGGTCTGGGATAATCGTAGCAATATTGCCCTTTTGTTGGCTCCATATCTTTGCGTTTATTTTACGCAAAGAAAGATGCAAAAAATGAAAAAACAAACATTTATCGTGTATTTTTTACACATTGATGCATTTTAAAAAAAACATTGACTACCCATTAACATAAGATATATTGGTGCTAATAAAAAAAGACAATAATCACAGGCAAAAAGAGAACGTTCTTTGGTAAGCAAAACACATTAATGTATAACTTTAAAGGGCAAAAATTGACCAAATAACATGCTAAATGGAAATCAAGAAAACGAATATATCAATTCATACAATCACCGTTGAGAAAATCCAATACTACTAACCTAAAACAAATTGACTATGAAGAAGAATTCCAAAAACCTTAAATCAGCCTTTCGTTACTTAGGCTTTATTGCTGTTTCAGCAATGCTCTTTATGGGCAGCGCCTGCACCTCCACAACAAAAACTCCATTGGACGCCAACAGTGTTCCACCATCCGATGCCCAAAAGTGGATTAAGCGCCTGAACAACGGCCACTACCCCGACTATCAATTTGTGAAGCACACCCCCGTTGGAGAGGCCATTCTCAAGCCTCTTGCTGCCGATACCGCTCTTCGTGTAAAGTTTTACTTTGGCTACTCCAGCGTGGATAAGGAAAGTAGCCTATTCTCGCTATTTGCTAAAGGAGTTGAGGAGGCCGGTAAGTATACCATCGATACCAACGTGGTATTTCACTTCAACGGGAAGGATTGGGAGCCATGCTCCTTTATGCTGCTAAAAGAGGAGGCAACGGCATGGGCGCAGCTACCCAAAACATTCGACTTTAAGGTTAACTCCTTCCTTGTGCCCAGAGCCGATATTACAACCATGTCGAGCAAAAAGAGTAAGGTTTATATAGATCTTGGCTGCACCGAGGTTGATGAGCTAAAAATGCTGCTCAATCTGGTCTCTGCAACCAGCGATTCCACACTAAAGGGATCCGACGATTACTTAGATGCTCTCTGTCCATGCCCGCCTGTTTGTGCTGGTAATGAACCTTAACCAAAAAAAATTATATGACACAGTTTTTCTACTACCTAATCAATGGGGTATTTTTTTTTACCATTATTGCCATAATCATTGGCCTCATTAGGTATAGAAAATTGGATGGTTTAAGTTTAATTATTTTTTACTACCTCGTTTACAGCTTTGTAAACGGGGTAGTTATGTTTGTTTACGGTGAATTGGGAATGAATAATCTATTCTACTACAATTCTGATATTGTAATAGAGTTTGTAATACTTGGAGCATTTTTTTGGTTCAGTTCACAACACAAATGGTTTAGACGGGGTATTGTTACCTCTGGGGCAATTTTTGTAGTTGTATTTCTCTCAACTTTCAACTCCAAACTGGGCTACCTCAACCTACTAAAAATGGTGGAAACTATTTCCATCTTTCTCGGGGGATTAACCCTCACCATTCAGGAAAACAGCAAAACAGATAAGCTCTCGCATAGCCCCCGCTTTTGGATTAGCGCGGGGCTAATGATCTACAGCGCCCCTACATTTCTCATTGCCGCTGCAAGTAACCAAATATTGCTATTGCCTAAGGAGCAGGCATTTATTATCTGGGCATTAAACTCCATTTTCTACGGCATCATGATTCTCTTTATCTGCATAGCCTTTCTGCGATGTTCGAAAACCTAACCCTCTTTCAGGTGATTATTGTTGGCACGTTAATGTTCTTTGCGTTAACGGCCATAATTATAGCGGTAATCAGCATGTATAACAAGAAGTTGGTTACGGAGAAGTTAGCACACAAGGATGCACTGGTAAAGAGTGAGATTGTGGGCCTAGAAAAGGAGCGTGAGCGGCTTGCCAAAGACCTGCACGATGAGGTTGGTGCCAACCTATCGTTTATTGCCATGAGCCTTTCCTCGCAGCTCAAAAATGTAGAATCAGAAGCGGTGAAAAACTCCTTCGAAGAGCTGCTACACGAGCTCAAGCAAACGGTGAGCCGGGTAAGGGAAATTTCGCACGATCTTGTTCCACCGCTCATTGAAAAGCAGGGGTTAGTAGCGGCACTTCGCGATCTTGGGAGCATTGTAAGTCAAGGAGCAATTGAGCTTAACCTCTCCGCAACCAGCGAACTCAAGCAGCTGAATCCCACGGTGGCCATCAACCTCTATCGCGCCCTAAAGGAGCTGATAAACAACAGCGTTAAGCATTCGGGAGGGAACAGCATAAATATCACCTTGGAAGAGACGGCAACGCAGCTAAACATTACCTATGCCGATAATGGACAGGGGTTCGACTACGAGAAAGGGATGGCCAAAAGTAGTCAAGGTCTCAAAACCATTGAAAATAGGATTAACTTTATTGGCGCTACTTACAGAATGGAGGTGCAAGCAGGAAAAGTAACCGCCTACCACATCTGGGTGCCAAACCATTGAGTAGAGCCCCACAGCATGCTCCAATAAACTTTTGGTTTGGTGGCTTGTTTGTTGTTAGCACATTACTGAGTTGGATTATAAACCGCCGCAACCATGAGTCCTTCGTCAATTAAACCATTCGACATTATTGTTGCCGACGATCATAACCTCTTCCGCAAAGGAGTTATGCGAATTGTTGAGGACTTTCCCTTCATTCGAAAGGTCTACCCAGCCTCCAACGGACGAGAAGTTTTGGATATACTAAAAACAACAACCCCATTGCCATCGCTGGTGCTCCTCGACCTAATGATGCCAGAAATGGATGGAATGGAGGCCACCAAGCACATAAAAAAAGATTTCCCAGAGGTGAAAATCATAATCCTATCCATGATTCAACAGCAGGATAGCATTAAGCAGATGCTTGAGCAGGACGTGAATGGCTATCTACTTAAAGATTGCTCGGAGGATGAGTTAATTAGAGCAATCCAAACAGTTATGGAGCACAGCTACTACTATACCCGCGAGCAGGTAGTGCTCATGCAAAGAAGTTCCCAAAGCAATGATGGTATTCGGGAGCCAAACAAAAGCCTTTCTAAGCGCGAAGAGGATATTTTGAGGCTCCTGTGTCAAGCGCTATCTCCCACCGAAATTGCCGATGAACTATTCATAAGCGTTAGAACCGTTGAGGTACATAAACGCAATATAATGGAAAAAACGGGTAGCCGCAACACAGTTGAGATGGTTCTCTACGGCATTAGAGCCGGTATAGCCTCCATTGAAACAAACCAAAATTAACTCGCATTGTGTTCTGTCGACACCAGCAGTAACATCTTTGCTCACAAGTAGTAATAGTTCGTTTAATAGCAAAGATTTCCTAACCAACCAAAGCCACTTCTTGAAACATGTTGGAGTATTTGCTCCTATTCTCAAAATACGTAAAAATACGTATTGACGGAGCATTGGCCTCAAGCTATCTTGCAGCCATTAATAAAGAATTACCGCCGCAATCATTTTGATTCTTTTCAACAGCTCATGTCAGCTTGATTGCGTCATTGTAACCTCAAGAGTACGGTCATGGCAAATGTTGCAAATCTAATTTTCGAAGGTAGCGAGCTGAAGTGGAAAGCCCTTTCTGAAGGCAGAATGGTTGTTACCAAGGTTAACAGGAATCGCTCCTTTGTCACCATCGATCGCTATAACGAAGCAAAGAAGACCACCTTTTTCGGAGCAATTACCACCAACGAAATTATACTAATAAGTTCCGATGCCGAGGAGAATGAGGTGTGGCGTGGTATTGCAATTTCAAATAATCAGATAATAGGAGATGTTGAAGGACGTTGCTCTTTCTCCATCAACAAATAGAATACTCTATAACTGGTCATCGGGTAATTGAGGAGAAGAGGACGAATTAATTACCATGATTTAGCGCTAGAGTTTATTGCGGCGGATAACTCCATGAATGCCAACGGGCATCTCATGGAGTTATTATTTTTAGACAGATGATGCTTCGTTCATCATACTAATGATATGTAAGGTATCGATGGTAACCAACCCAACCAACCCCATTGGTACTTTCGCCAAATAATGTATATTAGCGATGTAATCAGTCCATTCGCATGACTATGCATTCCCTCTATCGAATAGTTGTTACGCTTACCGCAATTGGGTGTATGCTAAGGCCATCCAGCCCTGTTTTTGGGAGTGGCCCAGGCCATGAAATAAAACCTCACCTGTCCGGGAACATCAACATTTCAAGCCAGAACTGGGGCATCTGTCAAAATCCGGTAAATCATCTAATATACTTTGCCAACACCCAAGGGCTAATAGAATACGACGGCGTTTCGGCCAGAATATGGAAACATCCGGAGCATAAAATTATCCGGTCGGTGCAGATAGACAATAAGGGTTTAATCTTCACTGGGGCTTTTGAGGATTTTGGCTACTGGACAGAGGAAGATGGCAGCAATCTGCACTACCATTCACTTACAGCCAAAGTATCCATTCCTCAGAATGACGAAATTTGGAAGATTTATATTCAAAAAGGAAAAGTTTACTTTCAGTCATTCACATCGATATATGTGTACGACTACAAAACGGTAAAGCGCATTTCCGCCCCTACGATCATCCTATTTATGTTTCCTGTAAATGGCCAGTTTATTGTTCAGGGGTTAAGCGAAGGGTTATACCACTTTGATGGAGAAAACTTCACATTTATTCCGGGCAGCGAAATATTTAATCGTTCGAAGGTTCATGCTATTATACCACAGACGAATAAAAGTCTCTTCATTTGCACTGACAGAAATGGTCTATATACTTTTAATGGAGAGAAGTTTAAACACTTTGATTCGGAGATATCTACTTTTCTTAGTGATTACAATTGCAATGGAGGTATTCAAGTAAACGACACTCTTTTCGCCTTTGGTACCATTCTTAATGGTGTTGCCTTTTGTAACGATAAAGGTCAGATTACCCGCCACTACAACTACTCCAATGGCCTAAAAAACAACACGGTACTCTCGCTCTACCGCGACAGCTATAATGGATTATGGGTTGGCCTTGACGAGGGCGTCGGGTACATTGGCTTGGAAAATCCATTTACCCCATACTTCAACCCAAGCGGAACGCTCGGAACGGTTTATGCAGTTCTTCGTGATGGCGACAAGCTCTATATTGGTACCAACCATGGCCTTTTTGTAGCCGATATTATTGAGATAAACAACAGCTACAATTTTTCAAATATCAAAATGATTCCGGGTAGCCAAGAACAGGTATGGACGCTTGCCAAATTTGATGGCCAAATATTTTGCGGGCATAACAACGGCACCTACTTAGTAAAGGAAAATGGGCTTGAGAAAATTTCTGATGTCACAGGCTGCTGGGCGATCAAGCCATATGCCGGAAAGTTGGTTGAAGGAACCTATACGGGCTTGGTTATGCTCCAAAAGCAAGGCAACAGCTGGCGGCTGCATCATCGAATTCAGGGATATTTTGAGCCAACCCGCCACATAGAGGTTGACTACCTCGGCTACATTTGGGCTGCCCATCCTCAGCGGGGTGTATATAAGCTGGAATTAAATGACAAAATGGACTCCGTAGCCAAATCGGAGTTCTACCAAAGCCCAAATGCTCAGGAATCAAATTTCGATGTTTTTGCCATCAACAACAGGATTGTATTCACCTCCTCCAATCAAATATACAAGTACGACTACGATCAGAAAAAAATCATTCCGTTTGTTTCGCTCAACAACTCTTTAAAAGAGTATGCCCATGCTAAGCAAATTGTTGCTTACGAAAAGAATGAATACTGGTTCATTCTTCCTGATAAGTTGGCGCTATTCGAGATATCGAAAGATTTTGTGGCAACAAAGCGCATTGAGCTACTTCACAGCAACGCAGAAATTACATCGCGCGACATAAACATACTTCCCCTTTCATCACAATCGGTTCTTATTTCCGACAACAGCCTATTCACCATTTGCAACCTCAATCTGGCTAAAAAAACCTCGCTCCTTAAAGTTCCCATTATCACTAGGCTAGAATTTAACTCACGGAGAAAAACTAAGACCTTTAGTCTCCATTCTTCCGTCCGAATTACGGTTCCTTTCTCCTTCAACAATGTAACGGTATGGTTTGCATTTCCTTCCGAACTAGAACAGGTGGAAAAGAACTTTTTTTACATGCTCGAGGAGGTAGATGGTCAATGGCATAAGACCTCTCTCGACAACATTTCCTACCTCAATTTAAAATATGGAACTTACCACCTAAAAATTAGAACGGAAACAGGAACAACCTTTGCGGAGGTTGAATTTACAATAAGCAGACCATGGTACATCTCATGGTACGCCTATCTTCTTTACCTGTTTCTTTCAAGTGGTATTATCATTTTGTTTAAACGAATTTTCACGGTGGAGGTGCGCAAGAAGAACCAACTGAAGGCTTACGCCATAAATCAAAATCGACTTGAAAGTGAACTGAGCCTAAAAACCAATGAGCTAATGCTTACCATGCGCTACCTCATGCAGAAAAACGAAATACTCACCCAACTGCAAACCAAGGTATCACAGCTTAAGATCGACTCATCAAAATACCCAATAAAGCACATTAGAGATATTGAAAAAATTATAACCCAGGGGCTTGATCTTCAGACAGAAGAGTGGAAGGGTGCAATAAACAACCTGCAACTCTCGGAGCAGGGATTCTTTAAAACACTAAAAGAAAACAACCCTAACCTTACACCTCATGACCTGCGCCTCTGCTCTTACCTGCGAATGAACTTTACAACAAAGGAGATAGCACGGCTACTGAATATCTCCGACCGGGGCGTTGAAATTGGACGGTACCGGCTTCGACGAAAACTTGGGCTGTCGCATAACGACAACCTAACAGAATACCTAATGAGCATTTCTCCCGACAAAGAATAGCGCTTAAGACCAACAGTCAGCATCCCGTTTTTTGAAAATGTTATTACTGTAAAAAGGCCATTGAGCAAGTTGTTAAATGGGTATTTAAGCTGTATGAGAGAGCAGACTCTCACGCTTAAGCAGTATAGAATTAGATACTGCAGAAAACCTTAATTTTAGTATTCATATCCATTTTTCGTTCACAACTCGCCGCAAGACAAAAGACCAAGGTTCCACCATTTGGTGTTTACTATGCATCAGTATTTGTCGTCATAATTCGATTAAACATCTAAATGAAGTTGTATAACTCTACGTTATCCACACAAAAAGTCATTTCATAGGTATTTAATTAACTACGAACTGTTACAAGGTTAATGTTTTGAAACAATTCTTATGTATGGGATTTATGTAGCAAAGAGCTGTAGTTATTAAGTCTCCTGAAGATATTCATTGAAGAGAAGAAAAAACATTACCTGTTGTGGCGTATATGTTTACCTCAAGAATGAATACATCCACACTTAGGCAACAGTTGGATAAACATGTCTCCTCTTTCTACGAATTTATCCACCATCTACTGTGTTTAATCTATTTTATAATCCTATTGCCTACCAGACAATTAACTTTACCCTAGTTTGAATAAAATGGGATTCGTTCGGAAGAAAATATTTGCAGCTGCGCTGCACACCATCATCTGGATCTTGGTCTTTACCATAATTCAGTATGTATTTATGCAGCAGCCCATTGCGCATAATTCATTAACACAATTTATCATCTGGAGCCTCTTTATTGGTCTTTTTTATCTCAACTATCTACTATTTGCTCCTTATTCCCTACCCAGCAAGCAGTTAACTCAATACTTCCTATTCTGTACTGTATCCCTTACTGTAATATTTTTCGCGGTGAGGTGGTTAGTCATAATCTCTCCAAGCAGCTTTAACATGGCTACCAACCCTCAGCAATCGACATCCTTTTCTGGCCATATTACCTCACTCTTTCAGTTAGAATTACCTAACCACGCTGGTGCATTGGGGGCTATAATCGGACTAATGATCCTTGCGATTAGTACCAGCATAAAAGCAACTCAGAGCCTATACCTCAATGAGGAAAAGAGAAAAGAGATTCAAAATGAGAAATTATCAGCAGAACTTCTATTTCTGAAATCGCAGATTAACCCACATTTCTTTTTCAATACCTTAAACAACCTTTACTATCTTGCCCAAACCAAGTCTGACCAATCGCCAGTAGCCATACTCAAGCTCTCAGAAATAATGCGCTACATAATATATGAAGCGGTAAAAGATAGAGTGCCTTTGGCAAAAGAGATCGACTATATTCAAAACTATATCGACCTGCAAAGGCTACGGCTCAACAACAATGTAAGTATTGAATTTACTGCTCATTTAGGTGTGCAAAGCCATCAGATTGGTCCCATGCTACTTATTCCGTTCGTGGAGAATGCATTTAAGCATGGCATTGACTACACCCAACCTACCACCGTCTCCATTTCTGCGTTAGTAGAAGATAACACGCTCCATTTCTGCGTTAAAAACCCACATATACAACAAAACAGAGTTAATCTCGTTTCATCAGGAGTTGGTCTAAAAAATGTAAAAAAACGACTCGAATTGCTATATCCTGGCAATTTTCGTCTTTCAATACAAGAGGATCAACTTTTTACGGTAGATTTGCACATAAATCTAGCACCTGATGAATTGCTTAATTCTTGACGATGAGCCTTTAGCGCTTAAAATAATTGAAGACTACATCAAACATATCCCGTTCCTCGATCTTCAAGGAAAGTGTTTCAGTGCATCTGAAGCCTACGAGATACTACGTAAGCAAAAAATAGATCTCCTGTTTCTCGATATTCAAATGCCGAACATCTCAGGGATAGATTTTATTAATAGCCTAGGAACCAAGCCTCTCTTTATAATCACCACCGCCTTCATGGAATATGCCATTGAAGGTTTTAACTTAAATGCTGTTGACTACCTCTTAAAGCCTATCCCTTTCGATAGGTTTCTTAAAGCAGTAAATAAGGCATATGATTTACACCTGCTCATTCAACAAAGCATTCAGCACCAACAGTCTGCAACTACGAGCTTATCGCCATCAATCCCAATTGCAGCAACTTCAGAAATCATACCCAACCAATTTCTACTGGTAAAGGCGGACTATCAAACGTTGAGGATCAATTTAGATAGTATAGTATACATTGAAGGACTAAAGGATTACGTAAAGATTTTCACGGCCAAAGAGCTGAAGCCCATAATTACCCACCTAAACATAAAGTCCATATACGAAAAACTTCCAGAAGAAGGTTTCACTCGGGTGCATAAATCCTACATTGTATCGATGTCAAAAATTAACTCCGTTACAAAGAATCGGATCGTAATAGGTGAGAAGTGGATTCCAATCGGCGAAAGCTATAAGGATATATTCTTCCAGAAATTCAATTCAGGAAATTAATAAAACCTATAACCGTAATGTTTTATTGGTATTTTGGTCGAACAAACCAAATGTCATTAAGACTTAAGCTGACATTAATTTGGTAATAGTTTTCCCTGATTAAACCATTACTTAATGAACCTCTTTTCCCAGCTTCGAATGACATACCCATAAATGACCTTTCTCTTCTCCCAGGAATCCCGACCCCAACAGTAACAGCATACCCATCAAGATTTACTCCTCTAAGCCTTAGGTAGGATTGGTCATAGTGGAAGCCAGCTTGATATACCATTCGTTGGTATAGAAACCGAGGTACAGAAACACCAGGAAGATATTCGACACCGAGTGCAATCTTTCGACTATTGGCATAGATATGCTGACCGTTCTGATCCACCAAACTACCCCAGTACTGCACTTTATAATCAGCAGCCAAGGTCCAACTCTTCGATTTCATCGATGCACCCAAACCCCAGAACGCGGGTATTGATTGATTGAAAACAGTAGTTGGAATATCTGAAGAGGCGGTAGTGGTAGCAGTTTCAACTGTTAAATATTTCGCAGTGGTTAATGCCGTTTTAAATCCACCTGTAACGCCAACAACATAATCCCAATTATTAATTTTTCCATTGTATTGCGACCCTAAATCGAAATACAAGTTATTAGGTGTGTAATTATTACTCAAGGAATAATAGCCTGCAAAACCCGAGGAGGTAATTTCTTCACTTTTTGTAATCGAACCAAATATATACGATGCATCCACTCCCACAGAAAGGCTATGAGTTAGTCTGAAAGAGTTGGCCCAATAAAACTGACTTAGTCCACCATTACCCTTGTAATTAGTGTTATATGATTGATTGGTTCCTTCAATGGTTCCTGTTTGGTTAATATTATAACCCACATTGCTATAGGGTGCAATACCCAAACTTGTGGCCCAGAAATGATTTAATCGAAAGCCAACTGAGAGTTTTTTTATCCCACTATTAGTTGCAGTAAATCCGTGGTTGTAAGTTTTATAGTCAGTATACTTTGCAGAAAGAGCTACTTCAAACAAGAAAGACAACGTGTCAATACTACTAAGCGAGGCGGGATTTGTCCTATTCAGGAATTGACCAGAG
Coding sequences:
- a CDS encoding isochorismatase family protein; this translates as MMKTALFIIDMQNDFCLPAGALYVPGAEQDTERLSRFIKHNASKLDSIILTQDSHQVMDIAHPGFWRNIAGDRPLPFTGISLEEVEQGVWNPLFEREQVLEYLKALDSQGEYPHTIWPEHCLMGSEGAAITPSVMQAAREWAADGRFYRLVVKGTNPFTEHFGAFRANVPLPSAPETQMNMALLDELTHYQRIVVAGEARSHCVANTIRQLFDYPELVAKLYLLNDCMSNVLGFEQLAEPIFNRAAQLGATITSSTRIQL
- a CDS encoding NUDIX domain-containing protein: MEPTKGQYCYDYPRPAVTTDCAIFGFDAGELKVLLIERGIEPFKGRWALPGGFLNMDENADDCARRELMEETGVENLFIEQLYTFSDVNRDPRGRVITVAYYALIKLLDYRIEAGDDAGKAQWFPISKVPLLAFDHDHIFRVALNRLKGKIRYQPIGFELLPEKFTMPELQNLYESILGVTLDRRNFRKKIMGTGVIVEHEECVTGVPHKGARYFSFDKAKYQELTERGFNFEI
- a CDS encoding histidine kinase, whose protein sequence is MFENLTLFQVIIVGTLMFFALTAIIIAVISMYNKKLVTEKLAHKDALVKSEIVGLEKERERLAKDLHDEVGANLSFIAMSLSSQLKNVESEAVKNSFEELLHELKQTVSRVREISHDLVPPLIEKQGLVAALRDLGSIVSQGAIELNLSATSELKQLNPTVAINLYRALKELINNSVKHSGGNSINITLEETATQLNITYADNGQGFDYEKGMAKSSQGLKTIENRINFIGATYRMEVQAGKVTAYHIWVPNH
- a CDS encoding response regulator transcription factor; the protein is MSPSSIKPFDIIVADDHNLFRKGVMRIVEDFPFIRKVYPASNGREVLDILKTTTPLPSLVLLDLMMPEMDGMEATKHIKKDFPEVKIIILSMIQQQDSIKQMLEQDVNGYLLKDCSEDELIRAIQTVMEHSYYYTREQVVLMQRSSQSNDGIREPNKSLSKREEDILRLLCQALSPTEIADELFISVRTVEVHKRNIMEKTGSRNTVEMVLYGIRAGIASIETNQN
- a CDS encoding two-component regulator propeller domain-containing protein, which translates into the protein MTMHSLYRIVVTLTAIGCMLRPSSPVFGSGPGHEIKPHLSGNINISSQNWGICQNPVNHLIYFANTQGLIEYDGVSARIWKHPEHKIIRSVQIDNKGLIFTGAFEDFGYWTEEDGSNLHYHSLTAKVSIPQNDEIWKIYIQKGKVYFQSFTSIYVYDYKTVKRISAPTIILFMFPVNGQFIVQGLSEGLYHFDGENFTFIPGSEIFNRSKVHAIIPQTNKSLFICTDRNGLYTFNGEKFKHFDSEISTFLSDYNCNGGIQVNDTLFAFGTILNGVAFCNDKGQITRHYNYSNGLKNNTVLSLYRDSYNGLWVGLDEGVGYIGLENPFTPYFNPSGTLGTVYAVLRDGDKLYIGTNHGLFVADIIEINNSYNFSNIKMIPGSQEQVWTLAKFDGQIFCGHNNGTYLVKENGLEKISDVTGCWAIKPYAGKLVEGTYTGLVMLQKQGNSWRLHHRIQGYFEPTRHIEVDYLGYIWAAHPQRGVYKLELNDKMDSVAKSEFYQSPNAQESNFDVFAINNRIVFTSSNQIYKYDYDQKKIIPFVSLNNSLKEYAHAKQIVAYEKNEYWFILPDKLALFEISKDFVATKRIELLHSNAEITSRDINILPLSSQSVLISDNSLFTICNLNLAKKTSLLKVPIITRLEFNSRRKTKTFSLHSSVRITVPFSFNNVTVWFAFPSELEQVEKNFFYMLEEVDGQWHKTSLDNISYLNLKYGTYHLKIRTETGTTFAEVEFTISRPWYISWYAYLLYLFLSSGIIILFKRIFTVEVRKKNQLKAYAINQNRLESELSLKTNELMLTMRYLMQKNEILTQLQTKVSQLKIDSSKYPIKHIRDIEKIITQGLDLQTEEWKGAINNLQLSEQGFFKTLKENNPNLTPHDLRLCSYLRMNFTTKEIARLLNISDRGVEIGRYRLRRKLGLSHNDNLTEYLMSISPDKE
- a CDS encoding sensor histidine kinase, yielding MGFVRKKIFAAALHTIIWILVFTIIQYVFMQQPIAHNSLTQFIIWSLFIGLFYLNYLLFAPYSLPSKQLTQYFLFCTVSLTVIFFAVRWLVIISPSSFNMATNPQQSTSFSGHITSLFQLELPNHAGALGAIIGLMILAISTSIKATQSLYLNEEKRKEIQNEKLSAELLFLKSQINPHFFFNTLNNLYYLAQTKSDQSPVAILKLSEIMRYIIYEAVKDRVPLAKEIDYIQNYIDLQRLRLNNNVSIEFTAHLGVQSHQIGPMLLIPFVENAFKHGIDYTQPTTVSISALVEDNTLHFCVKNPHIQQNRVNLVSSGVGLKNVKKRLELLYPGNFRLSIQEDQLFTVDLHINLAPDELLNS
- a CDS encoding response regulator transcription factor yields the protein MNCLILDDEPLALKIIEDYIKHIPFLDLQGKCFSASEAYEILRKQKIDLLFLDIQMPNISGIDFINSLGTKPLFIITTAFMEYAIEGFNLNAVDYLLKPIPFDRFLKAVNKAYDLHLLIQQSIQHQQSATTSLSPSIPIAATSEIIPNQFLLVKADYQTLRINLDSIVYIEGLKDYVKIFTAKELKPIITHLNIKSIYEKLPEEGFTRVHKSYIVSMSKINSVTKNRIVIGEKWIPIGESYKDIFFQKFNSGN